In Mycobacteriales bacterium, the sequence CAGCGACGAGCTCGCCGCGATCTACCGCGACCTCGACTTGCTGATCGTGCGCTCGGGCCGGCCAGGATTCGACGCCGCCGTGGCCGTGTTGCGCGAGGCGCTCGCCGGCAAGGTCACCGTGCTGGTGGGGTCTTCCGGGGTCGGCAAGTCGACGCTGGTCAACGCCTTGGTCCCCGACGCGACCCAGCGGATCGGGGCGGTCAGCGCCAGCAGCGGCAAAGGCCAGCACACGACGACCGCCGCGATCGCGTTGCCGCTGCCCGACGGCGGGTGGGTGATCGACACGCCAGGCATTCGCTCGTTCGGGCTGGCCCACGTCGGACGCGGGCGCCTGGTCGAGTGCTTCCCCGACATCGCGCCGGGCACCGCCGAGTGCCCGAGCGACTGCGACCACCTCGACCCGGACGTCTGTGAGCTCGACGCGTGGATCGCGGCGGGCCACTCCAGCCCGCAACGCCTCGACTCC encodes:
- the rsgA gene encoding ribosome small subunit-dependent GTPase A → MRARELGRRAIAVGDEVDVVGDLGGGPDALARVVRIAPRRSVLRRSADDSDPVERVLVANAEQLIVVAASADPPPQPRLIDRCLVAAYDAGIAPGLCLTKSDLASSDELAAIYRDLDLLIVRSGRPGFDAAVAVLREALAGKVTVLVGSSGVGKSTLVNALVPDATQRIGAVSASSGKGQHTTTAAIALPLPDGGWVIDTPGIRSFGLAHVGRGRLVECFPDIAPGTAECPSDCDHLDPDVCELDAWIAAGHSSPQRLDSLRRLLLSSDA